The following proteins come from a genomic window of Falco cherrug isolate bFalChe1 chromosome Z, bFalChe1.pri, whole genome shotgun sequence:
- the PPWD1 gene encoding peptidylprolyl isomerase domain and WD repeat-containing protein 1 codes for MASSEPERKRKQPEAAAGSEAAAAAAEAEEEDEEERWVGPLPGEAAQAKKRRVLEFEHVYLENLPCASMYERSYMHRDVITHVTCTKTDFIITASHDGHVKFWKKIEEGIEFVKHFRSHLGVIESIAVSSEGALFCSVGDDKAMKVFDVVNFDMINMLKLGYYPGQCEWVYCPGDAISSVATSEKSTGKIFIYDGRGNNQPLHVFDKLHTSSLTQIRLNPVYKVVVSSDKSGMIEYWTGTPHEYEFPKNVNWEYKTDTDLYEFAKCKAYPSSISFSPDGKKMATLGSDRKVRIFRFLTGKLMRVFDESLSMFTELQQMRQQLPDMEFGRRMAVERELEKVDAVRLINIIFDETGHFVLYGTMLGIKVINVETNRCIRILGKQENIRMMQLALFQGVAKKHRAAITIEMKASENPVLQNIQADPTVICTAFKKNRFYMFTKREPEDTKSADSDRDVFNEKPSKEEVMAATQAEGPKRVSDSAIIHTSMGDIHIKLFPVECPKTVENFCVHSRNGYYNGHIFHRIIKGFMIQTGDPTGTGMGGESIWGGEFEDEFHSTLRHDRPYTLSMANAGPNTNGSQFFITVVPTPWLDNKHSVFGRVTKGMEVVQRISNVKVNPKTDKPYEDISIINITVK; via the exons ATGGCGTCGTCCGAGCCGGAGCGTAAGCGAAAGCAGCCTGAGGCGGCAGCCGGCagcgaggcggcggcggcggcagcagaggcagaggaggaggatgaggaggagcgCTGGGTCGGGCCGCTCCCGGGAGAGGCCGCGCAGGCGAAGAAGAGGCGAG TTCTGGAATTTGAACATGTTTATCTTGAAAATCTACCTTGTGCTTCCATGTATGAACGCAGTTACATGCACAGAGATGTCATTACACATGTAACATGTACTAA GACAGATTTTATCATTACAGCCAGCCATGATGGACATgtaaaattctggaaaaaaatagaagaaggGATTGAGTTTGTTAAACACTTCCGGAGTCACCTGG GTGTTATTGAGAGTATTGCTGTTAGTTCGGAGGGGGCATTATTCTGTTCGGTTGGAGATGACAAAGCAATGAAGGTGTTTGATGTAGTCAACTTCGATATGATTAACATGCTGAAACTTGG CTACTACCCTGGCCAGTGTGAATGGGTATATTGCCCTGGAGATGCCATATCTTCTGTTGCAACGTCTGAgaagagcacaggaaaaatattcaTATATGATGGACGAGGAAATAACCAGCCACTTCATGTTTTTGATAAACTCCATACATCCTCTCTTACTCAGATACGGTTGAACCCTGTCTACAAAGTAGTGGTGTCTTCTGACAAATCTGGGATGATTGAGTACTGGACTGGCACTCCTCATGAATATGAATTTCCCAAGAATGTGAACTGGGAGTATAAAACAGATACTGATCTATATGAGTTTGCAAAATGCAAGGCTTACCCATCCAGTATAAGTTTTTCACCTGATGGCAAGAAAATGGCCACTCTTGGGTCTGACAGAAAAGTTAGAATTTTTCGGTTTTTGACAGGGAAGCTCATGAGAGTCTTTGATGAATCTCTGAGT atgttTACTGAACTTCAGCAGATGAGACAGCAGCTACCAGACATGGAGTTTGGCCGACGTATGGCAGTTGAGCGTGAGCTGGAGAAAGTGGATGCAGTACgattaattaatataatttttgaTGAAACCGGACACTTTGTTCTCTATGGAACAATGTTGGGCATTAAGGTTATAAATGTAGAGACTAACAG GTGTATTCGTATCTTGGGAAAACAAGAGAACATCAGAATGATGCAGCTAGCTTTGTTCCAAGGAGTAGCAAAGAAACATCGTGCTGCAATCACTATAGAGATGAAGGCATCTGAAAATCCTGTTCTCCAGAATATCCAGGCAGATCCTACAGTAATCTGCACCGCTTTcaaaaaaaataggttttacatg tttaCTAAACGTGAACCAGAAGACACAAAGAGTGCAGACTCTGACAGAGATGTATTTAATGAGAAACCTTCTAAAGAAGAGGTCATGGCAGCCACTCAGGCAGAAGGTCCCAAAAGAGTTTCGGACAGTGCCATCATCCACACAAGCATGGGAGATATTCATATCAAGCTTTTTCCTGTTGA GTGTCCCAAAACAGTGGAAAACTTCTGTGTGCACAGCAGAAATGGTTATTACAACGGACACATATTTCACCGTATCATCAAG GGTTTCATGATTCAGACTGGTGATCCAACTGGTACAGGAATGGGAGGTGAAAGTATTTGGGGAGGAGAATTTGAAGATGAGTTTCATTCAACTTTACGACATGACAGACCATACACACTCAGCATGGCTAATGCAGGACCAAATACCAATGGATCTCAGTTTTTTATAACAGTAGTGCCAACT CCGTGGCTAGACAACAAGCACAGTGTGTTTGGACGGGTGACTAAAGGAATGGAAGTTGTTCAGAGAATCTCAAATGTAAAAGTCAATCCCAAAACTGACAAGCCCTATGAGGATATCAGCATCATTAACATCACAGTGAAATAA